A stretch of Panthera tigris isolate Pti1 chromosome E2, P.tigris_Pti1_mat1.1, whole genome shotgun sequence DNA encodes these proteins:
- the NFKBIB gene encoding NF-kappa-B inhibitor beta isoform X3 has translation MAGVACLGKVAEADEWCDSGLGSLGPDAAAPGGPGLGAELGPGLSWAPLVFGYVTEDGDTALHLAVIHQHEPFLDFLLGFAAGTEYLDLQNDLGQGPDRTSDADRLPVASYPDPDSEKEDDESEEDWKLQLEAENYEGHTPLHVAVIHKDAEMVRLLREAGADLNKPEPTCGRSPLHLAVEAQAADVLELLLRAGADPAARMYGGRTPLGSATLRPNPILARLLRAHGAAEPEDEDDRPGPCSSSSDSDSGDEGDEYDDIVVHSGRSQNRLPPTPASKPLPDDPV, from the exons ATGGCGGGGGTCGCGTGCTTGGGGAAAGTTGCGGAGGCCGACGAATGGTGCGACAGTGGACTGGGCTCTCTGGGTCCGGACGCAGCAGCCCCCGGAGGACCGGGGCTGGGCGCCGAGCTGGGCCCGGGTCTGTCGTGGGCGCCCCTCGTCTTCGGCTACGTCACTGAGGATGGGGACAC GGCATTGCACTTGGCGGTGATTCATCAGCATGAGCCCTTCCTGGATTTCCTCCTAGGCTTCGCGGCTGGCACCGAGTATCTGGACTTACAGAATGACCTGGGCCAG GGCCCCGACCGCACCTCTGACGCCGACCGCCTGCCTGTCGCCTCGTACCCCGACCCCGACTCGGAGAAGGAAGATGACGAGAGCGAGGAGGATTGGAAGCTGCAGCTGGAGGCTGAAAACTATGAGG GCCATACCCCGCTTCACGTGGCCGTCATCCACAAAGATGCAGAGATGGTCCGGCTGCTCCGGGAGGCTGGAGCTGACCTCAACAAACCG GAGCCCACGTGCGGCCGGAGCCCCCTGCACTTGGCAGTGGAGGCCCAAGCAGCCGACGTGCTGGAGCttctcctgagggcaggggccgACCCTGCCGCCCGCATGTACGGTGGCCGCACCCCACTGGGTAGTGCCACGCTCCGGCCCAACCCCATCCTCGCCCGCCTTCTCCGTGCACATGGAGCCGCTGAGCCCGAGGACGAGGACGACAGACCCGGCCCCTGCAGCAGCAGTAGCGACAGTGACAGCGGGGACGAGGGC GATGAATACGACGACATCGTGGTCCACAGTGGCCGCAGCCAAAACCGGctacctcccaccccagcctcgaAACCTCTCCCTGATGACCCCGTCTGA
- the NFKBIB gene encoding NF-kappa-B inhibitor beta isoform X2 has translation MALHLAVIHQHEPFLDFLLGFAAGTEYLDLQNDLGQTALHLAAILGEASTVEKLYAAGAGLRVAERGGHTALHLACRMRAHACARVLLQPRPRCARGAPNTYLAQGPDRTSDADRLPVASYPDPDSEKEDDESEEDWKLQLEAENYEGHTPLHVAVIHKDAEMVRLLREAGADLNKPEPTCGRSPLHLAVEAQAADVLELLLRAGADPAARMYGGRTPLGSATLRPNPILARLLRAHGAAEPEDEDDRPGPCSSSSDSDSGDEGDEYDDIVVHSGRSQNRLPPTPASKPLPDDPV, from the exons AT GGCATTGCACTTGGCGGTGATTCATCAGCATGAGCCCTTCCTGGATTTCCTCCTAGGCTTCGCGGCTGGCACCGAGTATCTGGACTTACAGAATGACCTGGGCCAG ACAGCCCTTCACCTGGCAGCCATCCTGGGGGAGGCCTCCACAGTGGAGAAGTTGTACGCGGCGGGTGCCGGGTTGCGTGTGGCGGAGCGCGGGGGCCACACGGCACTGCACCTGGCCTGTCGCATGAGGGCACACGCCTGCGCCCGTGTGCTACTCCAGCCCCGTCCCCGGTGCGCCAGGGGAGCCCCCAACACCTACCTCGCTCAGGGCCCCGACCGCACCTCTGACGCCGACCGCCTGCCTGTCGCCTCGTACCCCGACCCCGACTCGGAGAAGGAAGATGACGAGAGCGAGGAGGATTGGAAGCTGCAGCTGGAGGCTGAAAACTATGAGG GCCATACCCCGCTTCACGTGGCCGTCATCCACAAAGATGCAGAGATGGTCCGGCTGCTCCGGGAGGCTGGAGCTGACCTCAACAAACCG GAGCCCACGTGCGGCCGGAGCCCCCTGCACTTGGCAGTGGAGGCCCAAGCAGCCGACGTGCTGGAGCttctcctgagggcaggggccgACCCTGCCGCCCGCATGTACGGTGGCCGCACCCCACTGGGTAGTGCCACGCTCCGGCCCAACCCCATCCTCGCCCGCCTTCTCCGTGCACATGGAGCCGCTGAGCCCGAGGACGAGGACGACAGACCCGGCCCCTGCAGCAGCAGTAGCGACAGTGACAGCGGGGACGAGGGC GATGAATACGACGACATCGTGGTCCACAGTGGCCGCAGCCAAAACCGGctacctcccaccccagcctcgaAACCTCTCCCTGATGACCCCGTCTGA
- the NFKBIB gene encoding NF-kappa-B inhibitor beta isoform X1, with the protein MAGVACLGKVAEADEWCDSGLGSLGPDAAAPGGPGLGAELGPGLSWAPLVFGYVTEDGDTALHLAVIHQHEPFLDFLLGFAAGTEYLDLQNDLGQTALHLAAILGEASTVEKLYAAGAGLRVAERGGHTALHLACRMRAHACARVLLQPRPRCARGAPNTYLAQGPDRTSDADRLPVASYPDPDSEKEDDESEEDWKLQLEAENYEGHTPLHVAVIHKDAEMVRLLREAGADLNKPEPTCGRSPLHLAVEAQAADVLELLLRAGADPAARMYGGRTPLGSATLRPNPILARLLRAHGAAEPEDEDDRPGPCSSSSDSDSGDEGDEYDDIVVHSGRSQNRLPPTPASKPLPDDPV; encoded by the exons ATGGCGGGGGTCGCGTGCTTGGGGAAAGTTGCGGAGGCCGACGAATGGTGCGACAGTGGACTGGGCTCTCTGGGTCCGGACGCAGCAGCCCCCGGAGGACCGGGGCTGGGCGCCGAGCTGGGCCCGGGTCTGTCGTGGGCGCCCCTCGTCTTCGGCTACGTCACTGAGGATGGGGACAC GGCATTGCACTTGGCGGTGATTCATCAGCATGAGCCCTTCCTGGATTTCCTCCTAGGCTTCGCGGCTGGCACCGAGTATCTGGACTTACAGAATGACCTGGGCCAG ACAGCCCTTCACCTGGCAGCCATCCTGGGGGAGGCCTCCACAGTGGAGAAGTTGTACGCGGCGGGTGCCGGGTTGCGTGTGGCGGAGCGCGGGGGCCACACGGCACTGCACCTGGCCTGTCGCATGAGGGCACACGCCTGCGCCCGTGTGCTACTCCAGCCCCGTCCCCGGTGCGCCAGGGGAGCCCCCAACACCTACCTCGCTCAGGGCCCCGACCGCACCTCTGACGCCGACCGCCTGCCTGTCGCCTCGTACCCCGACCCCGACTCGGAGAAGGAAGATGACGAGAGCGAGGAGGATTGGAAGCTGCAGCTGGAGGCTGAAAACTATGAGG GCCATACCCCGCTTCACGTGGCCGTCATCCACAAAGATGCAGAGATGGTCCGGCTGCTCCGGGAGGCTGGAGCTGACCTCAACAAACCG GAGCCCACGTGCGGCCGGAGCCCCCTGCACTTGGCAGTGGAGGCCCAAGCAGCCGACGTGCTGGAGCttctcctgagggcaggggccgACCCTGCCGCCCGCATGTACGGTGGCCGCACCCCACTGGGTAGTGCCACGCTCCGGCCCAACCCCATCCTCGCCCGCCTTCTCCGTGCACATGGAGCCGCTGAGCCCGAGGACGAGGACGACAGACCCGGCCCCTGCAGCAGCAGTAGCGACAGTGACAGCGGGGACGAGGGC GATGAATACGACGACATCGTGGTCCACAGTGGCCGCAGCCAAAACCGGctacctcccaccccagcctcgaAACCTCTCCCTGATGACCCCGTCTGA
- the SIRT2 gene encoding NAD-dependent protein deacetylase sirtuin-2 isoform X1 produces the protein MVAGSCSSLPGLCPSCFRCRHGTEQSVTAPRAPAPRPWPSRTDSDSDTEGGAAGGEAEMDFLRHFFSQTLGLGTQKERLLDELTLEGVTRYMQSERCRRVICLVGAGISTSAGIPDFRSPSTGLYANLEKYRLPYPEAIFEIGYFKKHPEPFFALAKELYPGQFKPTVCHYFIRLLKEKGLLLRCYTQNIDTLERVAGLEPEDLVEAHGTFYTSHCTSALCRREYTLSWMKEKIFSEVTPKCEKCHSVVKPDIVFFGENLPARFFSCMQSDFLKVDLLLIMGTSLQVQPFASLIGKAPLSTPRLLINKEKTGQTDPFLGMMMGLGGGMDFDSKKAYRDVAWLGDCDQGCLALADLLGWKKELEDLVRKEHASIDAQQAGSGSPNPNPSTSPRKSPPPDKEEARTSEGEKPQ, from the exons ATGGTTGCTGGGAGTTGTAGTTCTCTGccaggtctctgcccctcctgtttcCGGTGCCGTCACGGGACAGAGCAGTCGGTGACAGCACCGAgggcccccgccccgcgcccatGGCCGAGCCGGACC gaCTCAGATTCAGACACTGAGGGAGGAGCGGCTGGCGGAGAGGCCGAGA TGGACTTCCTGCGGCATTTCTTCTCCCAGACGCTGGGCCTGGGCACCCAGAAGGAGCGGCTGCTGGACGAGCTGACCCTGGAAGGGGTGACCCGCTACATGCAGAGCGAGCGCT GTCGCAGGGTCATCTGTTTGGTGGGAGCTGGGATCTCCACGT ccgcGGGCATCCCTGACTTCCGCTCCCCATCCACGGGCCTCTACGCCAACCTGGAGAAATACCGTCTTCCCTACCCGGAGGCCATCTTTGAGATTGGCTACTTCAAG AAACATCCAGAGCCCTTCTTTGCTCTTGCCAAGGAACTCTACCCTGGACAGTTCAAG CCGACCGTCTGTCACTACTTCATCCGCCTGCTGAAGGAGAAAGGGCTGCTTCTGCGCTGCTACACGCAG aACATAGACACCCTGGAGCGGGTGGCGGGGCTGGAGCCCGAGGACCTGGTGGAGGCCCACGGCACCTTCTACACGTCACACTGCACCAGCGCCCTCTGCCGACGGGAGTACACGCTAAGCTGGATGAAAG AGAAGATCTTCTCCGAGGTGACTCCCAAGTGTGAGAAATGTCACAGCGTGGTGAAGCCTG ACATCGTGTTCTTCGGTGAGAACCTCCCGGCGAGGTTCTTCTCCTGCATGCAGTCA GACTTCCTGAAGGTGGACCTTCTCCTCATCATGGGCACCTCGCTGCAGGTGCAGCCCTTTGCATCCCTCATCGGCAA GGCACCCCTGTCTACCCCACGCCTGCTCATCAACAAGGAGAAGACCGGGCAG aCTGACCCTTTCCTGGGGATGATGATGGGCCTGGGAGGAGGCATGGACTTCGACTCCAAGAAGGCCTACCG GGACGTGGCCTGGCTGGGTGACTGTGACCAGGGCTGCCTGGCCCTTGCTGACCTCCTTGGATGGAAG AAGGAGCTGGAGGACCTCGTCCGGAAGGAGCATGCCAGCATAGATGCCCAGCAGGCGGGGTCGGGGAGCCCTAACCCCAACCCTTCAACTTCGCCCAGGAAGTCCCCACCTCCTGACAAGGAGGAGGCCAGAACCTCGGAGGGAGAGAAACCCCAGTGA
- the SIRT2 gene encoding NAD-dependent protein deacetylase sirtuin-2 isoform X2, whose product MAEPDPSDPLETQAGKVQEAQDSDSDTEGGAAGGEAEMDFLRHFFSQTLGLGTQKERLLDELTLEGVTRYMQSERCRRVICLVGAGISTSAGIPDFRSPSTGLYANLEKYRLPYPEAIFEIGYFKKHPEPFFALAKELYPGQFKPTVCHYFIRLLKEKGLLLRCYTQNIDTLERVAGLEPEDLVEAHGTFYTSHCTSALCRREYTLSWMKEKIFSEVTPKCEKCHSVVKPDIVFFGENLPARFFSCMQSDFLKVDLLLIMGTSLQVQPFASLIGKAPLSTPRLLINKEKTGQTDPFLGMMMGLGGGMDFDSKKAYRDVAWLGDCDQGCLALADLLGWKKELEDLVRKEHASIDAQQAGSGSPNPNPSTSPRKSPPPDKEEARTSEGEKPQ is encoded by the exons atGGCCGAGCCGGACC cctctgaccCTCTGGAGACCCAGGCAGGGAAGGTGCAGGAGGCTCAG gaCTCAGATTCAGACACTGAGGGAGGAGCGGCTGGCGGAGAGGCCGAGA TGGACTTCCTGCGGCATTTCTTCTCCCAGACGCTGGGCCTGGGCACCCAGAAGGAGCGGCTGCTGGACGAGCTGACCCTGGAAGGGGTGACCCGCTACATGCAGAGCGAGCGCT GTCGCAGGGTCATCTGTTTGGTGGGAGCTGGGATCTCCACGT ccgcGGGCATCCCTGACTTCCGCTCCCCATCCACGGGCCTCTACGCCAACCTGGAGAAATACCGTCTTCCCTACCCGGAGGCCATCTTTGAGATTGGCTACTTCAAG AAACATCCAGAGCCCTTCTTTGCTCTTGCCAAGGAACTCTACCCTGGACAGTTCAAG CCGACCGTCTGTCACTACTTCATCCGCCTGCTGAAGGAGAAAGGGCTGCTTCTGCGCTGCTACACGCAG aACATAGACACCCTGGAGCGGGTGGCGGGGCTGGAGCCCGAGGACCTGGTGGAGGCCCACGGCACCTTCTACACGTCACACTGCACCAGCGCCCTCTGCCGACGGGAGTACACGCTAAGCTGGATGAAAG AGAAGATCTTCTCCGAGGTGACTCCCAAGTGTGAGAAATGTCACAGCGTGGTGAAGCCTG ACATCGTGTTCTTCGGTGAGAACCTCCCGGCGAGGTTCTTCTCCTGCATGCAGTCA GACTTCCTGAAGGTGGACCTTCTCCTCATCATGGGCACCTCGCTGCAGGTGCAGCCCTTTGCATCCCTCATCGGCAA GGCACCCCTGTCTACCCCACGCCTGCTCATCAACAAGGAGAAGACCGGGCAG aCTGACCCTTTCCTGGGGATGATGATGGGCCTGGGAGGAGGCATGGACTTCGACTCCAAGAAGGCCTACCG GGACGTGGCCTGGCTGGGTGACTGTGACCAGGGCTGCCTGGCCCTTGCTGACCTCCTTGGATGGAAG AAGGAGCTGGAGGACCTCGTCCGGAAGGAGCATGCCAGCATAGATGCCCAGCAGGCGGGGTCGGGGAGCCCTAACCCCAACCCTTCAACTTCGCCCAGGAAGTCCCCACCTCCTGACAAGGAGGAGGCCAGAACCTCGGAGGGAGAGAAACCCCAGTGA
- the SIRT2 gene encoding NAD-dependent protein deacetylase sirtuin-2 isoform X3: MAEPDRESGAPDSDSDTEGGAAGGEAEMDFLRHFFSQTLGLGTQKERLLDELTLEGVTRYMQSERCRRVICLVGAGISTSAGIPDFRSPSTGLYANLEKYRLPYPEAIFEIGYFKKHPEPFFALAKELYPGQFKPTVCHYFIRLLKEKGLLLRCYTQNIDTLERVAGLEPEDLVEAHGTFYTSHCTSALCRREYTLSWMKEKIFSEVTPKCEKCHSVVKPDIVFFGENLPARFFSCMQSDFLKVDLLLIMGTSLQVQPFASLIGKAPLSTPRLLINKEKTGQTDPFLGMMMGLGGGMDFDSKKAYRDVAWLGDCDQGCLALADLLGWKKELEDLVRKEHASIDAQQAGSGSPNPNPSTSPRKSPPPDKEEARTSEGEKPQ, encoded by the exons atGGCCGAGCCGGACCGTGAGTCGGGGGCCCCG gaCTCAGATTCAGACACTGAGGGAGGAGCGGCTGGCGGAGAGGCCGAGA TGGACTTCCTGCGGCATTTCTTCTCCCAGACGCTGGGCCTGGGCACCCAGAAGGAGCGGCTGCTGGACGAGCTGACCCTGGAAGGGGTGACCCGCTACATGCAGAGCGAGCGCT GTCGCAGGGTCATCTGTTTGGTGGGAGCTGGGATCTCCACGT ccgcGGGCATCCCTGACTTCCGCTCCCCATCCACGGGCCTCTACGCCAACCTGGAGAAATACCGTCTTCCCTACCCGGAGGCCATCTTTGAGATTGGCTACTTCAAG AAACATCCAGAGCCCTTCTTTGCTCTTGCCAAGGAACTCTACCCTGGACAGTTCAAG CCGACCGTCTGTCACTACTTCATCCGCCTGCTGAAGGAGAAAGGGCTGCTTCTGCGCTGCTACACGCAG aACATAGACACCCTGGAGCGGGTGGCGGGGCTGGAGCCCGAGGACCTGGTGGAGGCCCACGGCACCTTCTACACGTCACACTGCACCAGCGCCCTCTGCCGACGGGAGTACACGCTAAGCTGGATGAAAG AGAAGATCTTCTCCGAGGTGACTCCCAAGTGTGAGAAATGTCACAGCGTGGTGAAGCCTG ACATCGTGTTCTTCGGTGAGAACCTCCCGGCGAGGTTCTTCTCCTGCATGCAGTCA GACTTCCTGAAGGTGGACCTTCTCCTCATCATGGGCACCTCGCTGCAGGTGCAGCCCTTTGCATCCCTCATCGGCAA GGCACCCCTGTCTACCCCACGCCTGCTCATCAACAAGGAGAAGACCGGGCAG aCTGACCCTTTCCTGGGGATGATGATGGGCCTGGGAGGAGGCATGGACTTCGACTCCAAGAAGGCCTACCG GGACGTGGCCTGGCTGGGTGACTGTGACCAGGGCTGCCTGGCCCTTGCTGACCTCCTTGGATGGAAG AAGGAGCTGGAGGACCTCGTCCGGAAGGAGCATGCCAGCATAGATGCCCAGCAGGCGGGGTCGGGGAGCCCTAACCCCAACCCTTCAACTTCGCCCAGGAAGTCCCCACCTCCTGACAAGGAGGAGGCCAGAACCTCGGAGGGAGAGAAACCCCAGTGA
- the SIRT2 gene encoding NAD-dependent protein deacetylase sirtuin-2 isoform X4 — MDFLRHFFSQTLGLGTQKERLLDELTLEGVTRYMQSERCRRVICLVGAGISTSAGIPDFRSPSTGLYANLEKYRLPYPEAIFEIGYFKKHPEPFFALAKELYPGQFKPTVCHYFIRLLKEKGLLLRCYTQNIDTLERVAGLEPEDLVEAHGTFYTSHCTSALCRREYTLSWMKEKIFSEVTPKCEKCHSVVKPDIVFFGENLPARFFSCMQSDFLKVDLLLIMGTSLQVQPFASLIGKAPLSTPRLLINKEKTGQTDPFLGMMMGLGGGMDFDSKKAYRDVAWLGDCDQGCLALADLLGWKKELEDLVRKEHASIDAQQAGSGSPNPNPSTSPRKSPPPDKEEARTSEGEKPQ; from the exons A TGGACTTCCTGCGGCATTTCTTCTCCCAGACGCTGGGCCTGGGCACCCAGAAGGAGCGGCTGCTGGACGAGCTGACCCTGGAAGGGGTGACCCGCTACATGCAGAGCGAGCGCT GTCGCAGGGTCATCTGTTTGGTGGGAGCTGGGATCTCCACGT ccgcGGGCATCCCTGACTTCCGCTCCCCATCCACGGGCCTCTACGCCAACCTGGAGAAATACCGTCTTCCCTACCCGGAGGCCATCTTTGAGATTGGCTACTTCAAG AAACATCCAGAGCCCTTCTTTGCTCTTGCCAAGGAACTCTACCCTGGACAGTTCAAG CCGACCGTCTGTCACTACTTCATCCGCCTGCTGAAGGAGAAAGGGCTGCTTCTGCGCTGCTACACGCAG aACATAGACACCCTGGAGCGGGTGGCGGGGCTGGAGCCCGAGGACCTGGTGGAGGCCCACGGCACCTTCTACACGTCACACTGCACCAGCGCCCTCTGCCGACGGGAGTACACGCTAAGCTGGATGAAAG AGAAGATCTTCTCCGAGGTGACTCCCAAGTGTGAGAAATGTCACAGCGTGGTGAAGCCTG ACATCGTGTTCTTCGGTGAGAACCTCCCGGCGAGGTTCTTCTCCTGCATGCAGTCA GACTTCCTGAAGGTGGACCTTCTCCTCATCATGGGCACCTCGCTGCAGGTGCAGCCCTTTGCATCCCTCATCGGCAA GGCACCCCTGTCTACCCCACGCCTGCTCATCAACAAGGAGAAGACCGGGCAG aCTGACCCTTTCCTGGGGATGATGATGGGCCTGGGAGGAGGCATGGACTTCGACTCCAAGAAGGCCTACCG GGACGTGGCCTGGCTGGGTGACTGTGACCAGGGCTGCCTGGCCCTTGCTGACCTCCTTGGATGGAAG AAGGAGCTGGAGGACCTCGTCCGGAAGGAGCATGCCAGCATAGATGCCCAGCAGGCGGGGTCGGGGAGCCCTAACCCCAACCCTTCAACTTCGCCCAGGAAGTCCCCACCTCCTGACAAGGAGGAGGCCAGAACCTCGGAGGGAGAGAAACCCCAGTGA